In Clostridium sp. SY8519, one genomic interval encodes:
- a CDS encoding WYL domain-containing protein, which produces MVSRQSLDLIWDDENYYLVGYDAEDGKIKHYRVDKMLRIAVTDERREGKDQFKAFNLPRYTKSLFGMYGGEETRVTIEADNSMVGVLIDRFGKDIFIAPVDENHFRTNVNIAVSNQFLGWIMALGEGIKIVAPDTVVDQMRAEAKRLTEQYKD; this is translated from the coding sequence TTGGTATCACGTCAGTCCCTGGACCTAATATGGGATGATGAGAACTACTATCTCGTCGGCTATGATGCTGAAGATGGCAAGATCAAGCATTACCGGGTTGATAAGATGCTGCGGATCGCAGTAACCGATGAACGCCGTGAAGGCAAAGATCAGTTCAAGGCTTTCAATCTTCCCCGCTACACCAAAAGTCTCTTTGGCATGTACGGCGGTGAAGAGACCCGTGTCACCATCGAAGCGGATAATTCCATGGTCGGCGTTCTGATCGACCGCTTCGGCAAAGACATCTTTATCGCTCCGGTTGACGAGAATCATTTCCGAACCAATGTCAATATCGCAGTCAGCAACCAGTTTCTCGGCTGGATCATGGCGCTGGGCGAAGGCATCAAGATCGTCGCTCCGGATACTGTTGTGGATCAGATGAGGGCGGAGGCCAAGAGGC